One window of the Eucalyptus grandis isolate ANBG69807.140 chromosome 8, ASM1654582v1, whole genome shotgun sequence genome contains the following:
- the LOC104417032 gene encoding F-box/kelch-repeat protein At1g23390: MAAAARKHGSLDDDGGEEKEAGVVLHGDVLELTLSHVPLVDLVPAVRVSRSWSLAVSSSLRHLRRPRPWLLVHYQSARPPHAVSARAYDPRSRVWMDLEAGPGAAAAAKLLASAPLRSSHSALLYGVSPARLSFSPDPLHLTWRHASPPSAWRVDPAVALVGSRLVVAGGACDFEDDPLSVEVYDTRAGTWSACDPMPAPLKDSSASLWLSVAANGWRMYVMEKLTGATHVFDPEAGAWFGPYDLRPDRHVFYSVISFAGDRLIVAGLLGNSEDVKGLKLWGSTAVGWTNSKRSATCRRNW, encoded by the coding sequence atggcgGCGGCAGCGCGAAAGCACGGAAGCCTCGACGACGacggaggagaagaaaaagaagcaggcGTGGTTCTCCATGGTGACGTCCTCGAGCTCACGCTCTCGCACGTGCCCCTCGTCGACCTCGTCCCCGCCGTCCGCGTCTCCCGCTCCTGGAGCCTCGCCgtctcctcctccctccgccacctccgccgGCCCCGGCCGTGGCTCCTGGTCCACTACCAGAGCGCGCGGCCGCCCCACGCCGTCTCCGCGCGCGCCTACGACCCCCGCTCCCGTGTCTGGATGGACCTGGAGGCCGGCCCCggcgccgcggcggcggcgaagctGCTGGCGTCGGCCCCTCTCCGGTCGTCGCACTCGGCGCTTCTCTACGGGGTCTCCCCGGCACGGCTCTCCTTCTCGCCCGACCCGCTCCACCTGACTTGGCGTCACGCGAGCCCTCCCTCCGCGTGGCGGGTCGACCCGGCCGTCGCTCTCGTCGGCAGCCGCCTCGTCGTCGCCGGCGGCGCCTGCGACTTCGAGGACGACCCCCTCTCCGTTGAGGTTTATGACACGCGGGCCGGCACGTGGAGCGCGTGCGACCCCATGCCCGCCCCGCTCAAGGACTCCTCTGCATCCCTGTGGCTCTCCGTCGCCGCCAACGGCTGGAGGATGTACGTCATGGAGAAGCTGACCGGCGCGACCCACGTGTTCGATCCGGAGGCAGGGGCGTGGTTCGGGCCGTACGACCTGCGTCCGGACCGCCACGTTTTCTACTCCGTCATCAGTTTCGCCGGCGACCGCCTGATCGTGGCAGGGCTCCTGGGCAATTCGGAGGACGTGAAGGGCCTGAAGCTGTGGGGATCGACAGCAGTGGGGTGGACGAACTCGAAGAGATCTGCGACATGCCGGAGGAACTGGTGA